Proteins found in one Candidatus Bathyarchaeota archaeon genomic segment:
- a CDS encoding aspartate ammonia-lyase: protein MQTRREIDPLGERGIPKDAYYGIQTLRATENFPVSGIKAPLPFIKAYVLVKKAAATANAQVGCLQPKIAKAIIQACDEVLSGKLLDQFVVDVFQAGAGTSFNMNVNEVLANRALEILGKQKGDYKTVSPNDHVNMGQSTNDTFPTALHVSVLMVLQPLFSALDELAEAFEELAKKNAHVLKSGRTHLQDAVPVTIGQEFGAYGSAVANACVELRKRQENLYYLALGGTATGTGANTHPDYKKPAIAELAKLTGFPLKPAGNNFEALQSHRAAQSVSSGLKELALELIRIANDLRLLASGPTTGLNEITLPPVQPGSSIMPGKVNPVMAECLDMVAFQVVGNDAAVSLAVQAGQLDLNVMTPAIMYNMLFSIEILSNYLPVFTEKCVKGITVDEKRCEQYLEKNPSLATLLAPKIGYLEAAKIAKQAQAENRTVKEVALEKGLLTLEELEKIFSRKNLLNEK, encoded by the coding sequence ATGCAAACCAGAAGAGAAATTGATCCATTGGGTGAGAGGGGAATCCCAAAAGACGCTTATTATGGTATTCAAACTTTGAGGGCAACTGAGAATTTTCCTGTCAGCGGCATAAAAGCGCCGTTACCATTTATCAAGGCTTATGTGCTGGTGAAAAAAGCCGCTGCAACTGCTAACGCTCAAGTTGGTTGTCTACAACCCAAAATAGCTAAAGCCATAATTCAAGCCTGCGACGAAGTGCTCAGCGGCAAACTTTTAGACCAGTTCGTGGTTGACGTGTTCCAAGCGGGCGCTGGCACATCGTTTAACATGAACGTTAACGAGGTTTTAGCTAACAGGGCATTGGAAATTCTTGGGAAACAGAAAGGCGATTACAAGACCGTAAGTCCAAATGACCATGTGAACATGGGGCAATCTACCAACGACACTTTCCCAACGGCACTGCATGTTTCGGTTCTCATGGTTCTGCAACCTTTGTTTTCAGCTCTTGATGAGCTTGCGGAAGCTTTTGAGGAGTTGGCAAAGAAGAACGCTCACGTTTTAAAATCTGGCAGGACACATTTGCAGGATGCTGTGCCAGTTACTATTGGACAAGAGTTTGGCGCTTACGGCTCTGCTGTTGCTAACGCTTGTGTTGAGTTGCGAAAGCGGCAGGAAAACTTGTATTATCTAGCTTTGGGAGGCACAGCCACGGGAACAGGCGCCAACACGCATCCAGATTACAAGAAACCTGCAATAGCGGAACTGGCAAAGTTGACAGGCTTTCCGCTAAAACCAGCTGGAAACAACTTTGAGGCTTTACAGAGTCACAGGGCAGCGCAGTCGGTTTCAAGTGGGCTTAAAGAGTTGGCGTTGGAGCTTATCCGTATTGCTAACGATTTGCGGTTGCTTGCTTCGGGTCCAACTACTGGTTTGAATGAGATTACGTTGCCGCCTGTGCAGCCTGGCTCATCGATTATGCCTGGGAAAGTGAATCCTGTGATGGCTGAATGCTTGGACATGGTTGCGTTTCAAGTTGTTGGTAACGATGCGGCTGTGAGTTTAGCCGTGCAAGCTGGACAATTAGACCTCAATGTTATGACTCCAGCAATAATGTACAACATGCTTTTTTCCATTGAAATCTTGAGCAATTACCTCCCAGTGTTCACTGAAAAATGTGTAAAGGGCATTACGGTTGATGAGAAACGCTGTGAGCAATATTTAGAGAAAAATCCTTCATTAGCAACGCTTTTAGCTCCAAAGATTGGGTATCTGGAAGCCGCAAAAATTGCTAAACAAGCCCAAGCTGAAAACCGTACTGTAAAAGAGGTGGCGCTGGAAAAAGGCTTGCTGACATTAGAGGAACTGGAGAAAATTTTTAGTCGTAAAAACTTGTTGAATGAGAAATAA
- a CDS encoding DUF3795 domain-containing protein: MNIEHVELGVCGLSCRLCPMHNTQAESRCDGCKSPNRMVVGCPFITCAVKKRGLEFCWQCKESGTCEKWRKHREASKQHDSFKCYQTLNSDIAFIAEHGVDAFEEQQKFRAHLLREMLLGFNDGRSKSYYCIAATVMRIDELQAVLAKAKAQTSGMPQKEKAKTLHSLLDCIAVEKGYLLKIRK, encoded by the coding sequence ATGAACATAGAACACGTTGAATTAGGCGTTTGCGGGCTGTCTTGCCGACTCTGCCCCATGCATAATACCCAAGCAGAAAGCAGGTGCGATGGCTGTAAATCGCCAAACAGAATGGTCGTTGGTTGCCCGTTCATTACTTGTGCGGTTAAAAAGAGGGGGCTGGAGTTTTGCTGGCAATGCAAAGAGAGTGGCACCTGTGAAAAGTGGAGAAAGCACCGAGAAGCAAGCAAACAACACGATTCTTTTAAATGCTACCAAACATTAAACAGCGACATCGCTTTCATCGCCGAGCATGGTGTTGATGCGTTTGAAGAACAGCAGAAGTTTAGAGCGCACTTGCTAAGGGAAATGTTGCTGGGATTCAACGATGGGCGCTCTAAAAGTTACTATTGCATTGCGGCGACTGTAATGAGGATTGACGAACTGCAAGCGGTGTTGGCCAAGGCAAAGGCGCAAACAAGCGGCATGCCCCAGAAAGAGAAAGCCAAAACTCTGCATTCACTGCTTGATTGCATCGCGGTTGAGAAGGGTTACTTGTTAAAAATCAGAAAATAA
- a CDS encoding winged helix-turn-helix domain-containing protein → MKSWIREKSKISFSFLFFYIVISSCNNKHLIAYFPAIPWRKVLVFYKKRDRTDIIAEILYSCRSAQTQTYIRRQTSLSYGKLRSCLQQLLLNQWIEKVEDNNGNHKLVITAKGLVFLDKWQELQRLLETKNKHILRAPLPEII, encoded by the coding sequence GTGAAGTCTTGGATAAGAGAAAAATCTAAAATCTCCTTTTCCTTTTTATTTTTTTATATTGTTATTTCAAGCTGTAACAACAAACATTTAATTGCTTACTTCCCTGCAATCCCTTGGAGAAAGGTTTTGGTTTTTTATAAAAAAAGAGACCGTACCGACATTATTGCAGAAATTCTCTATTCATGCAGGAGTGCTCAAACGCAAACATACATCAGGCGCCAAACAAGTCTCTCGTACGGTAAACTGCGAAGTTGTTTACAGCAGTTGCTTTTGAACCAATGGATAGAAAAGGTTGAAGATAACAACGGAAATCATAAACTAGTAATCACTGCTAAAGGATTAGTTTTTTTGGATAAATGGCAAGAACTTCAGAGACTGCTTGAAACTAAGAATAAGCATATCTTAAGGGCTCCCTTGCCAGAGATTATATAA
- the sdhA gene encoding succinate dehydrogenase flavoprotein subunit, translating to MIHTYDVVIVGGGIAGLYTALTISQNKSRIAVVSKVHVTRSHSVAAQGGIAASLGNEEKDHWEWHMYDTAKGSDYLADQNAAEILAKEAPDAIYALEHMGVPFSRNKEGKIEQRRFGGHTKNQGEAPIKRACYVSDRTGRAIMDTLYDQCRQKGVTFHNEVFILKLLFSGNACCGAAGYDIATGTPQIFHAKAVVLATGGGGKIYKTTSNGFASTGDGFALALDALLPLQDMEFVQFHPTGIYGLGLLISEAARAEGGVLRNSLGERFMERYAPVLKDLAPRDIVSRAILNEIRQGKGIDGKDYVHLDLREIGKERLNRQLPEITAFTKTYLGIDPSETPIPVAPTCHYIMGGIPTDIDGHVLTDTVGTVSPGLYAVGECACVSVHGANRLGCNSLIDLVVFGHRAGTSIATELKTQTLQQLPLQAESILLDEISKKIESKGTESVTVSREEMQRLMTEQCSVFRNSTNLKDALNKICQLKKRCLNVGLTNKSLIFNYELQEAFELNNMLRVAEVVVFSALKRAESRGSHFREDFPERNDEQWLIHTLVSESPSGLEASYKPVVISKFAPEKRRY from the coding sequence TTGATTCATACTTATGACGTCGTGATTGTCGGCGGCGGAATAGCAGGATTATACACAGCATTAACAATATCACAAAATAAAAGCAGAATTGCAGTAGTCAGCAAAGTACACGTTACCCGCTCGCATTCGGTGGCAGCTCAAGGGGGAATAGCGGCAAGTCTAGGTAATGAAGAGAAAGACCACTGGGAATGGCACATGTACGACACCGCCAAAGGCAGCGATTACCTTGCAGATCAAAACGCTGCGGAAATCTTAGCCAAAGAAGCCCCAGACGCCATTTATGCGTTAGAGCACATGGGTGTTCCGTTCAGCCGAAATAAAGAAGGCAAAATTGAGCAACGGCGATTCGGTGGACACACAAAAAATCAAGGTGAAGCTCCAATAAAACGCGCATGCTACGTTTCCGACCGCACAGGCAGAGCCATAATGGACACACTCTACGACCAATGCCGACAAAAAGGCGTGACTTTCCACAATGAAGTTTTCATCTTAAAACTTCTCTTCTCAGGAAACGCATGTTGCGGCGCGGCTGGATACGACATTGCAACAGGAACCCCTCAAATCTTTCACGCTAAAGCAGTCGTCTTAGCTACAGGCGGAGGCGGCAAAATCTACAAAACCACCAGCAACGGCTTCGCCTCAACAGGCGACGGCTTTGCGTTGGCGCTTGATGCACTTTTGCCTTTGCAGGACATGGAGTTTGTCCAGTTTCACCCAACAGGCATTTACGGACTGGGTCTTTTGATAAGTGAAGCGGCAAGAGCAGAAGGCGGCGTACTTCGAAACAGTTTAGGCGAACGATTCATGGAGCGCTATGCTCCAGTGCTCAAGGATTTGGCGCCAAGAGACATCGTTTCAAGGGCTATCCTAAATGAAATAAGGCAAGGCAAAGGCATAGACGGCAAAGATTACGTACATTTAGATTTACGTGAAATTGGCAAAGAGCGCTTGAATCGCCAACTTCCAGAAATCACCGCATTCACTAAAACCTACCTCGGCATTGACCCAAGCGAAACTCCGATTCCAGTGGCTCCAACATGCCACTACATTATGGGCGGCATTCCAACCGATATTGATGGGCACGTTTTAACGGATACAGTTGGTACCGTTTCGCCGGGATTATACGCTGTGGGCGAATGCGCATGCGTGAGTGTTCATGGAGCAAACCGTTTAGGGTGCAACTCCCTAATTGATTTAGTTGTTTTCGGGCACAGAGCCGGCACGAGTATTGCGACTGAGTTGAAAACTCAAACATTGCAGCAACTTCCTCTTCAAGCAGAAAGCATATTGCTTGATGAAATAAGCAAGAAAATTGAATCAAAAGGCACCGAGAGTGTTACAGTTTCACGTGAAGAAATGCAGCGCTTGATGACTGAGCAATGTAGTGTTTTCAGAAACAGCACAAACCTAAAAGATGCATTAAATAAAATCTGTCAGCTCAAGAAACGCTGTTTAAACGTTGGCTTAACCAATAAATCTTTGATTTTCAATTATGAATTGCAAGAAGCCTTCGAGCTAAATAACATGTTACGTGTGGCTGAAGTTGTGGTTTTTTCAGCGCTCAAACGTGCTGAAAGTCGCGGTTCGCACTTTCGCGAGGACTTCCCCGAACGCAACGATGAACAATGGCTAATCCACACTCTTGTTAGTGAGTCACCATCTGGACTTGAGGCAAGCTACAAACCCGTTGTCATCAGCAAGTTTGCACCTGAAAAACGGAGGTACTAA
- the mfnA gene encoding tyrosine decarboxylase MfnA: protein MQSKGSSRKTVLSELKKMRALDQRYDDGKILCSMCTKPHPIAMKAYQMFQESNLGDSGLFSGSLQLERDVIAQLATLLHCKSAVGFVVSGGTEANLMALLVARNSANVKEPEVVLPQSAHFSFTKICSMLNLKPVYAKLDASFGVAPSEVEKCLSERTVAIVGTAGTAELGVIDPVDKLSEIALRHNVWLHVDAAFGGLVIPFLNKTKPQFDFALDAVESITVDPHKMGMAAIPAGGILFRKAKALDALKVETPYLTDKFQYTFVGTRTGASAASAWAVFKLLGFEGFQKIIKGCMATTKLFADGLKTGGFKLVVEPPLNIIAFQSENTKQTAEQLRRKGWFVSYVPRYDCIRIAVMPHVKRRHVEAFLKCLSELKP from the coding sequence TTGCAGTCTAAAGGGTCCAGCAGAAAAACAGTTTTATCCGAGCTCAAGAAGATGCGTGCTCTGGACCAGCGATATGACGACGGCAAAATCCTTTGTTCAATGTGCACTAAACCCCACCCAATAGCCATGAAAGCTTACCAGATGTTTCAAGAATCAAATTTAGGCGACTCAGGACTTTTCTCAGGAAGCCTGCAGTTAGAAAGAGATGTTATAGCGCAACTTGCAACGCTTCTGCACTGCAAGAGTGCTGTGGGTTTTGTTGTCTCTGGGGGAACGGAAGCAAACTTGATGGCGCTATTGGTAGCAAGAAACAGCGCCAACGTCAAAGAGCCTGAGGTTGTTTTGCCGCAATCAGCGCATTTCTCATTCACTAAAATCTGTAGCATGTTAAACCTAAAACCAGTCTATGCAAAACTGGATGCTTCTTTTGGGGTTGCCCCCTCAGAAGTTGAAAAATGCCTTAGCGAACGCACAGTTGCCATTGTGGGTACGGCGGGAACCGCCGAGTTGGGCGTCATCGACCCTGTCGATAAACTCTCGGAGATAGCGTTAAGGCATAACGTTTGGTTGCATGTGGATGCAGCGTTCGGCGGCTTAGTAATTCCATTCCTCAACAAAACAAAACCCCAGTTCGATTTTGCTCTGGACGCTGTAGAGTCCATAACGGTTGACCCTCACAAGATGGGCATGGCAGCAATTCCAGCTGGCGGCATCCTCTTCCGAAAAGCAAAAGCGCTGGATGCACTTAAAGTTGAAACGCCCTATTTGACTGATAAGTTTCAGTATACGTTTGTTGGAACAAGAACAGGCGCTTCCGCAGCTTCAGCGTGGGCGGTGTTCAAACTTCTTGGCTTCGAAGGTTTCCAGAAAATAATTAAAGGATGCATGGCAACCACAAAACTGTTTGCGGATGGGCTTAAGACGGGTGGTTTCAAGCTTGTTGTTGAACCACCACTGAACATTATTGCCTTCCAAAGCGAGAACACAAAACAAACGGCAGAGCAACTGAGGCGAAAAGGCTGGTTTGTTTCATATGTTCCACGCTACGACTGTATCAGAATCGCTGTAATGCCACATGTGAAAAGGCGACATGTTGAGGCCTTCCTGAAATGTTTAAGTGAGTTAAAACCCTAA
- a CDS encoding H4MPT-linked C1 transfer pathway protein: MLSFDIGGANTKAALISTQNGKVRSGNVAVEYFPIWKEPKKLSSILLELKKRLGASKIDGLGVTMTAELSDAFQTKREGVTQILNCGKQAFPDTPFFVLNTDAHLVPFDIALREPLLVAAANWAATGWLVAQHVRDCVVVDVGSTSTSMVPIVNGHVAARGKTDLEKLVCGELVYTGSLRTNIAAIVQSIPIKNGVANVSSELFALSADVHLILGNITEKDYTCETADGRGKSVAEASARLARVVCADIEMLSQQEIVGMANYIYKMQIKQITDGLAKVYSSLPKSLTSEEIPVIVTGLGKNFLAQKAAESINADAIIDLAVLVPNEAVLATPAYGVALMTALKLEGATTE, translated from the coding sequence GTGTTAAGTTTTGATATTGGAGGCGCTAATACTAAAGCCGCATTAATCAGCACACAAAATGGCAAAGTACGCTCTGGGAATGTTGCGGTAGAGTATTTTCCAATTTGGAAAGAACCAAAAAAACTCTCCAGCATCCTCTTGGAGTTAAAAAAGCGGCTAGGCGCAAGCAAAATTGACGGGTTAGGCGTAACCATGACCGCGGAGTTGTCTGATGCATTTCAAACAAAACGCGAAGGCGTCACCCAAATATTAAATTGCGGAAAACAAGCTTTCCCCGATACTCCGTTTTTTGTTCTTAATACCGATGCCCATTTAGTGCCTTTTGATATTGCCCTCCGTGAGCCCTTACTGGTTGCTGCGGCGAATTGGGCAGCAACAGGTTGGCTAGTAGCCCAGCACGTTAGAGATTGCGTGGTGGTTGATGTTGGAAGCACCAGCACCAGCATGGTCCCCATAGTAAACGGTCACGTTGCAGCACGAGGCAAAACGGATTTGGAGAAACTCGTATGCGGAGAACTAGTCTACACCGGAAGCCTGAGAACAAATATCGCCGCTATCGTGCAGTCAATTCCCATCAAAAACGGCGTTGCAAACGTCTCATCGGAGCTCTTTGCGCTGTCAGCAGATGTACATCTCATTTTAGGCAACATCACCGAGAAAGATTATACTTGTGAAACGGCTGATGGGAGAGGCAAATCAGTTGCAGAGGCATCAGCGAGGCTTGCCAGAGTAGTTTGTGCTGACATTGAAATGTTATCTCAGCAAGAAATCGTTGGCATGGCTAATTACATTTACAAAATGCAAATCAAGCAAATAACAGATGGCTTAGCAAAGGTTTACTCGTCTCTCCCAAAATCCCTGACTTCAGAGGAAATTCCAGTGATTGTTACAGGGCTTGGGAAAAACTTTCTTGCGCAAAAAGCTGCCGAAAGCATAAACGCTGACGCAATAATCGATTTAGCGGTTCTTGTGCCTAATGAGGCTGTTTTGGCTACACCTGCATATGGCGTTGCCTTGATGACTGCCCTTAAACTGGAAGGAGCAACCACAGAATGA
- a CDS encoding DUF429 domain-containing protein: MSIVGLDLGGTESRPTGFCKLTGMKAETALLYSDKEIIATTMQCCPEIVAIDAPLCLPPGRKTLEERNAEHFRECDRALLKKGIKLFPITLGPMRKLTERGIRLRSILEGEKLKVIEVYPGGAQDVLGVPRKKKGLEKLRAGLERLGIEGLNGQMNDHELDAVTCAFVGKLFLEGKAVSYGVLGQEIVMPK; this comes from the coding sequence GTGTCAATTGTTGGTTTAGATTTAGGCGGCACAGAAAGCCGACCAACTGGCTTTTGCAAATTAACTGGCATGAAAGCAGAAACAGCCCTCCTCTATTCAGACAAAGAAATCATAGCAACGACTATGCAATGCTGTCCCGAAATAGTCGCCATCGATGCACCGCTCTGCTTGCCCCCGGGAAGAAAAACGCTTGAAGAGAGAAACGCTGAACACTTCAGAGAATGCGACAGAGCACTCCTAAAAAAGGGCATAAAGCTTTTTCCAATAACTTTAGGTCCCATGCGTAAACTAACTGAACGGGGCATACGCTTACGCAGTATTTTAGAAGGTGAAAAATTAAAGGTGATTGAGGTGTATCCTGGAGGTGCACAGGACGTTTTGGGGGTTCCGAGGAAAAAGAAAGGGCTTGAAAAACTCAGAGCGGGTTTAGAAAGGCTTGGTATAGAAGGATTAAATGGCCAGATGAATGACCATGAGCTTGACGCTGTAACCTGTGCTTTTGTTGGCAAGTTGTTTTTGGAGGGGAAGGCTGTTTCTTATGGAGTGTTGGGGCAGGAGATAGTGATGCCCAAATGA
- the sdhB gene encoding succinate dehydrogenase iron-sulfur subunit, translated as MKVTLKVYRFNPETNKEPRYDTFHLEAEPNERILDCLNRIRWQQDNTLSFRMSCAHGVCGSDGLTINGQAALACQKLVKDYASDKEILIEPLKYFPIVKDLIVDLTPFYQRIDSINPQWSNAESDFPEKERIQTVEERNQFDDAIKCILCGLCYSACPVMTEQDEQFIGPAAILRAQRYIFDSRTADVKERTEVLLKPHGIWGCKSYYMCTLVCPKNIKVTQAILRTKKKIINEQQPKSK; from the coding sequence GTGAAAGTTACACTGAAGGTTTACCGCTTTAACCCAGAGACAAACAAAGAACCTCGCTATGACACTTTTCATTTGGAAGCAGAGCCCAACGAACGCATACTTGACTGTCTAAACAGAATCCGCTGGCAACAAGACAACACCCTGAGCTTTCGCATGTCCTGCGCCCACGGCGTTTGCGGTTCTGACGGGTTAACCATCAACGGGCAAGCAGCATTGGCTTGCCAAAAATTAGTTAAAGATTACGCCAGCGATAAAGAGATTCTGATTGAACCACTAAAATACTTCCCCATAGTTAAGGATTTAATCGTTGACTTAACACCGTTCTACCAAAGAATCGACTCGATAAACCCGCAATGGTCAAACGCAGAAAGCGATTTCCCAGAGAAAGAGCGAATTCAAACAGTAGAAGAACGCAACCAATTCGATGATGCCATAAAATGCATTCTGTGCGGTCTATGCTATAGCGCGTGCCCCGTGATGACTGAACAAGACGAACAATTCATTGGTCCCGCCGCTATTTTGCGAGCGCAGCGTTATATTTTCGATTCCAGAACAGCGGACGTTAAAGAACGCACAGAAGTGCTTCTAAAGCCGCATGGTATTTGGGGCTGCAAAAGTTACTACATGTGTACGCTTGTTTGTCCAAAGAACATTAAAGTGACTCAAGCTATACTTAGAACCAAAAAGAAGATAATCAACGAGCAACAACCAAAAAGTAAGTAG
- a CDS encoding chorismate-binding protein, translating into MAKCPTCGKEVKNAKKTWKMAGKPDKHGKRTQLTIALYECCDKTFREVLDKRKI; encoded by the coding sequence ATGGCAAAATGCCCCACATGTGGAAAAGAAGTAAAAAATGCAAAGAAAACATGGAAGATGGCTGGAAAACCTGACAAGCATGGCAAAAGGACACAGCTAACAATTGCGCTCTACGAGTGCTGCGACAAGACATTCCGTGAAGTCTTGGATAAGAGAAAAATCTAA
- a CDS encoding HisA/HisF-related TIM barrel protein, translating to MKVIPVIDILNGVVVHAVRGKRREYKPLQSCLTNSVDPVEVAKTFKALGFHELYVADLDAIIDCSTDFQVLKRIVNETGLELLVDAGITSIERAKVLLDSGVSKLIVGTETLQRKKIVKDAVELFGSERVLISLDLRGEKVIVKLGFDGCVSPMCLLRDFKVMGVSQVIVLDLNRVGSGEGVNTVFLKKVIETVGIDVYVGGGVRNIQDLVELKELGVSGVLVASALHSGKISMNELKKAGLL from the coding sequence TTGAAAGTTATTCCTGTTATTGACATCCTAAACGGAGTTGTAGTGCATGCCGTTAGGGGCAAAAGGCGAGAATATAAGCCGCTTCAAAGTTGCCTAACCAACTCGGTTGACCCAGTCGAAGTGGCAAAAACGTTCAAAGCTCTTGGTTTTCATGAGTTATACGTTGCTGACTTGGATGCAATTATTGATTGCTCAACAGATTTTCAGGTTTTAAAACGTATCGTTAATGAAACGGGGCTTGAGTTGCTGGTTGATGCGGGGATAACAAGCATTGAGCGGGCAAAGGTGCTGTTGGATAGTGGAGTTTCAAAACTTATTGTTGGAACCGAGACGTTGCAGCGCAAAAAAATCGTTAAGGATGCAGTTGAGCTCTTCGGAAGCGAGCGCGTATTGATTAGTTTGGATTTGAGGGGAGAAAAAGTCATTGTTAAACTGGGATTTGACGGTTGCGTTTCGCCAATGTGTCTGCTGCGAGATTTCAAAGTGATGGGGGTTTCGCAAGTGATTGTTTTGGATTTGAACCGTGTTGGCAGTGGCGAAGGCGTTAATACAGTTTTTCTTAAAAAAGTGATTGAGACTGTGGGAATTGATGTTTATGTGGGCGGCGGAGTCCGCAATATTCAAGATTTAGTTGAACTAAAAGAGTTGGGTGTTTCAGGCGTTTTGGTGGCTAGTGCTCTTCATTCAGGCAAGATTTCAATGAATGAATTAAAAAAAGCAGGGCTTCTTTGA
- a CDS encoding delta 1-pyrroline-5-carboxylate synthetase — translation MSVVVKVGGSLAAYPKNLKSLCTKLNEIAKKQKLLIVPGGGEFADTVRNHDKKFALSRGASHRMAILGMDQYGLLLSDLTPNSCVVCSLEEAKKAADVGKVPVFLPFQLMLNEDPLENSWDVTSDSIAVYIAGKIGAGKVLLITDVDGIFTDDPKRNSAAKMIKEVSASELLGRKRTSVDKFLPKLLLELSIDCFVINGLFAERVEAVLDGRDAIFTFIKSHS, via the coding sequence ATGAGCGTAGTGGTTAAGGTCGGCGGCAGTTTAGCAGCATATCCAAAAAATCTAAAGAGCTTATGCACCAAGTTGAATGAAATCGCAAAAAAACAAAAACTTTTGATTGTGCCTGGCGGCGGAGAATTTGCAGACACGGTAAGGAACCATGACAAGAAGTTTGCTTTATCGCGTGGTGCGTCGCACAGGATGGCGATTTTAGGCATGGACCAGTATGGCTTGTTGCTCTCTGATTTGACGCCTAATTCCTGCGTCGTGTGTTCACTTGAGGAAGCAAAAAAAGCCGCAGATGTTGGTAAGGTGCCTGTTTTTTTACCGTTTCAGCTCATGCTAAACGAAGACCCGTTAGAGAATTCTTGGGATGTGACTTCAGATTCCATCGCCGTCTATATCGCTGGAAAAATAGGCGCTGGCAAGGTATTGTTGATTACTGATGTTGATGGTATTTTTACTGATGACCCAAAACGTAATTCTGCCGCAAAAATGATTAAAGAAGTATCTGCCAGTGAACTTTTGGGCAGGAAGCGGACAAGCGTTGACAAGTTCTTGCCAAAACTGCTTTTAGAGTTATCAATCGATTGTTTTGTTATTAATGGATTGTTTGCAGAGAGGGTTGAGGCCGTTCTGGATGGGCGAGATGCAATTTTCACGTTTATTAAAAGCCATAGTTAA
- a CDS encoding ATP-grasp domain-containing protein has translation MKIVIYEHVSSGGYAEQPIPQSVLSEGFGMLRSIASDLKSAGHEVTVLLDERITKLNPKIEADCTVPIFYANEPQKFLQCIAKINDAVYIIAPETGGVLQSLVALVEGTGKVSLNCKSEAIAKVAKKTIVNEKLENLGCAPKTVILNLTDDLAKTEQVIKKTLKYPIVLKPADGTSCSGLSLVEDEKQVQGAIEKIKAESLSEQFIAQEFVEGEDASVSLVCNGEKAVAVSLNKQNVTLAKPDGTSSYDGGSVPFDHPLKKEAFSVAEKVVESIVGLRGYVGVDLILTQKKPFVVDVNPRLTTSYVGLCRVAGFNVAEAIVNAVLKGSLPTKVTTNRYASFVKIGMKKPSVDTFHKVAHLDNVVSPPFPLNETSTTLIIGEGESLQDSRLQLEEAKKSLLNIIS, from the coding sequence TTGAAAATTGTCATCTACGAGCACGTTTCAAGCGGCGGATACGCCGAGCAGCCTATTCCCCAAAGTGTTCTATCTGAAGGGTTTGGGATGTTGCGCTCGATTGCCTCAGACTTAAAATCAGCAGGCCATGAAGTAACCGTCTTGTTGGATGAGCGAATCACAAAACTTAACCCCAAAATAGAAGCTGACTGCACCGTACCCATCTTCTACGCAAACGAACCACAAAAGTTTTTGCAGTGCATCGCCAAAATTAATGATGCAGTCTACATTATAGCGCCAGAAACAGGAGGCGTTTTGCAGTCGCTGGTTGCACTTGTTGAGGGGACAGGCAAAGTTTCGTTGAACTGTAAATCCGAGGCTATTGCAAAGGTTGCAAAGAAGACAATAGTTAATGAAAAACTGGAAAATCTTGGCTGTGCACCAAAAACAGTCATCTTGAACTTAACGGATGATTTAGCAAAAACTGAACAGGTAATCAAAAAAACGCTCAAGTACCCCATCGTTCTAAAGCCTGCTGATGGGACAAGTTGTAGTGGGTTAAGTCTTGTTGAAGATGAAAAACAAGTACAAGGTGCGATAGAAAAAATAAAGGCTGAATCCCTAAGCGAACAGTTTATTGCCCAAGAATTCGTAGAGGGCGAAGATGCAAGCGTAAGCCTGGTGTGCAATGGCGAAAAAGCTGTTGCCGTTAGCTTAAACAAGCAAAATGTAACACTCGCCAAGCCAGATGGCACTTCAAGTTATGACGGCGGAAGTGTTCCGTTTGACCACCCTCTCAAAAAAGAGGCGTTTAGCGTGGCTGAAAAAGTTGTTGAATCAATTGTGGGCTTGCGCGGATATGTTGGTGTTGACCTAATTTTAACTCAAAAGAAGCCTTTTGTTGTGGATGTTAATCCTCGGTTAACAACATCTTACGTTGGTCTGTGCAGAGTAGCGGGTTTTAACGTGGCTGAGGCGATAGTGAATGCTGTTTTGAAAGGTTCGCTTCCAACTAAAGTGACCACTAACCGATATGCCTCGTTTGTAAAGATAGGTATGAAAAAACCAAGCGTTGACACTTTCCACAAGGTGGCGCATTTAGATAATGTAGTTTCTCCGCCTTTTCCATTAAACGAAACCTCCACCACTTTGATTATTGGAGAGGGAGAAAGCTTGCAAGATTCGCGCCTGCAATTAGAAGAAGCTAAAAAGAGCTTGCTAAACATTATCAGTTGA